From the Desulfovibrio sp. JY genome, one window contains:
- a CDS encoding SH3 domain-containing protein, whose protein sequence is MKAMRTVCLLVGFSALVALSGCVVAAGPTVYVPSPPPVCPDGYYWSPGYGCVPAPVMVAPSVVYAQVNTQYLSLRSCPTTKCGILASLDLGEQVQVLYHQGGWTHVFVPTRGLEGWVATKYID, encoded by the coding sequence ATGAAGGCAATGCGCACGGTGTGCCTGTTGGTTGGCTTCTCGGCCCTTGTGGCTCTGTCGGGATGCGTGGTCGCGGCCGGTCCCACGGTGTACGTGCCGTCGCCGCCGCCCGTCTGCCCGGACGGCTACTACTGGTCGCCGGGATACGGCTGCGTGCCCGCGCCCGTCATGGTCGCTCCAAGCGTCGTCTACGCCCAGGTCAATACCCAGTACCTGAGCCTTCGGTCCTGTCCGACGACCAAGTGCGGCATCCTGGCCTCGCTTGACCTCGGCGAGCAGGTCCAGGTGCTTTACCACCAGGGCGGCTGGACCCATGTTTTCGTCCCCACCCGGGGGCTTGAAGGCTGGGTCGCCACCAAGTACATCGATTAA